The DNA region ATAGGTGCGCAATTTGATGGATTAGAATCCTCTTACCACTGGCCCAAAAATACACAGACACACCCCACATATGAGCGTGCTGCTTCGTTTACCTTGAATGTTTTCTCAGCAAAGTATAGAAGCAAGAATGGGGGAGAGGTAATTTGATTTCTAGTTTTCAGTGACAAGGGTCCAACTTTCCAAAGGAAGTACCACAACCCATAACCGTGTAGAAAAATGGGCAAGAGAGGCTGTCCAGTACAAAACTACTTACCCTAATTTAACAACAATCATGAATTACATAGGCTTAAATCCCAACAATTTGAATAACTTTACATTAATCATAGAAGCATGACTCTGTCAGTTCTTTCAGGGAATTCGGTTCCTCTTTAGCAGTCAGGatgattcaaattcaaaatggGAATATAAGGAGATGAGAATGCAGTTTATATCTCAGGAGAGTGCACTCAGAACTATCACCTGCCACGCATACTAGCAGGTGATCGACCACCTCTCTCACTGCTGatatcatcttctacttcaCTCCCTTCTAAACATAGGCCATTATTGTTCACACTAACTTCAGAACTAGCATTGCTGCTCGTGGCAAGAGGAGAGTCTGAAACACTAATAGCTCTGCTTCGTCCAGGCCCAGACCTCACACTGTACATAGAGGATGCTGGAATATTTGTCATTAATGGCCGTAAATTATTTGGAATGCTTCGTCTGATATCCTGCTCAAGGGGAAACTCATATCAGAAAAATGActttgaaaatgaaaaggaaaaaaattctgAGGATACAAAGTAgagtaaatactaaatatagCACCAGTTAGCATGAATGTACACAAAAAAGGGGGATGAGCATGCTATGCCATAGTAACATTAATAGATTATCTAATAAACAAAGGTGTAAgatgcaaatttttgtaatatagCACCAAAGAATCCAATCTGATCTGGAACAAATGCAACTTCCTATAATACGGAAAGACAAACATACCATATGCCTTAGCAACATTAATAGATTATCTAATAAACAAAGGTATAAGATGGACATTTTTGCAATATAGCACCAAAGAATCCAATCTGATATGGTACAAATGCAACTTCCTATAATACGGAAAGACATACATACCATATGCCTTATAGCCATATCTAGAGACTTCTTTGAGAGTGTTCTTCCAAAGCCCGAGCTGTCTGGGGATGAGGATGACTTCCCTGAGAGATTACCATGAGGAGAATGTTTGTCATCTTGCCTTGGTGGTGCCAGTTTACGCATGTTTATTACCCTTTCAACCATTTTCGTTCCAATTAAGACAGGGCTCACATTGTCATTAACTTTAGAATGCCCACGATTCACTGCTGGAACAGAACTCCCACTGGCATGAAGAATGCCATTCAAAGCCCTTCCTCTTGAAGGAGAGCATGATTGCCGTCTTGGTCTTCCATTAGAACTAGGCTCAATGGAGGACGATCGAGAGCTAGGTGCCCCAGGCCTACCCCTAGTGGCTGACAGTGGCCTTTCAGGTACTGATGTCCTTAAGTTCGGTGGAGCATCAAGTGAGAAACCAGGCATCTCTGACGGTTTCCATGGTCTGGACTTCACCGTTGGGGAAGTTCCACGTGATGGTGCAGGATTTCTTGATGTCGTTGGAATGGACTTTGAAATTGAAGAAGATGACTTAATTGGAAGAGCGGATACTGTCGGTGCACTTGATGGTGTAGACGGTCTACGAGTTGGTGTTGCTGCTCTTGATGCTGGCTTGGATGAAGGTAAAGTGGGTCTTGCAGTTGGAGTTGAAGATCTTGCTGTAGACCGCGATGGTGTAGAGGATCTCGCAGGTACTGTGGGCTTAGCTGCAGGAACTGTAGGCTTAGTTGCAGAAATTGTGGGCTTAGTTGCCGTAACTGTGGGCCTTGCTGCTGAGACTGTGGGCTTTGTTGCTGAAACTGAGGGCCTAGTTGAAGGTAATGAAGCCCTGGACGTAGGTGTGGAGGATCTTGAAGGTTTAGACGTCGTGGTCAATGTGGGCCGCCCAGTTGGTGTTGCAGGTCTTGATCCTGGACCCCCTGATGATGAAGGCCTGCGAATCCCAGCACTTGAAGTGTTCAAACCAGGGGAGGAGGTTGCTTGTTTAGATACTAAGTTGCTCCTTGTAGTAGGCT from Castanea sativa cultivar Marrone di Chiusa Pesio chromosome 6, ASM4071231v1 includes:
- the LOC142641207 gene encoding uncharacterized protein LOC142641207, whose product is MNRSFRAHESQMQAAMRQRQQQLGGLRVSVMKEKEEELALFLEMKKREKERNDLLLNGSEEFDAPLGSKPGTSPIFNISSSTPAPTRKTGADDFLNSENDKNDYDWLLTPPGTPLFPSLEMESQKTVMSQLGTPKARPTALKSRLANPQLEPTTRSNLVSKQATSSPGLNTSSAGIRRPSSSGGPGSRPATPTGRPTLTTTSKPSRSSTPTSRASLPSTRPSVSATKPTVSAARPTVTATKPTISATKPTVPAAKPTVPARSSTPSRSTARSSTPTARPTLPSSKPASRAATPTRRPSTPSSAPTVSALPIKSSSSISKSIPTTSRNPAPSRGTSPTVKSRPWKPSEMPGFSLDAPPNLRTSVPERPLSATRGRPGAPSSRSSSIEPSSNGRPRRQSCSPSRGRALNGILHASGSSVPAVNRGHSKVNDNVSPVLIGTKMVERVINMRKLAPPRQDDKHSPHGNLSGKSSSSPDSSGFGRTLSKKSLDMAIRHMDIRRSIPNNLRPLMTNIPASSMYSVRSGPGRSRAISVSDSPLATSSNASSEVSVNNNGLCLEGSEVEDDISSERGGRSPASMRGR